One region of Syntrophobacter fumaroxidans MPOB genomic DNA includes:
- the cimA gene encoding citramalate synthase, producing MRKVEIYDTTLRDGTQAEDFALSVEDKVRIALKLDDMGFHYIEGGWPGSNPKDMGFFDEIRNYDLKHARITAFGATHHPSRTAETDENLKAIVDAGTEVATIFGKSWTVHVKDALNTTLERNLELIRDSLGYLRRHFQTVFYDAEHFFDGFKANREYALATIQAAVDAGTECVVLCDTNGGCLPGDIRDAVTAVKERFPGIPFGIHTHNDSDLAVGNTLIAVELGAVQVQGTINGMGERCGNANLCSIIPNLMLKMGISCIDEENLRKMRPVSRYILEVANVPSNRYQPFVGRSAFAHKGGVHISAVERNPVTYEHINPERVGNRRRVLISDLSGRAAIKRKAQDYGLRISKRDPIAMQVLEELKDLENQGFQFEAAEASFELLINRAMGRSKRYFELLGFRVIDQKLAEEHPPVAEATIQIKVGGKVEHTAALGNGPVNALDNALRKSLEKFYPRLKEMELSDYKVRVLPGSPGTAARVRVLIESRDAQDQWSTVGVSHDIIEASWQALVDSINYKMYKVEKTDRED from the coding sequence ATGCGAAAAGTGGAAATATACGACACGACGCTTCGGGACGGCACCCAGGCCGAAGACTTCGCGCTTTCGGTGGAAGACAAGGTCCGGATCGCGCTGAAGCTCGATGACATGGGGTTTCATTACATCGAGGGTGGATGGCCGGGTTCGAATCCGAAAGACATGGGGTTCTTCGACGAAATCCGGAACTACGATCTCAAACACGCGCGAATCACGGCCTTTGGAGCAACCCACCATCCTTCGCGCACCGCGGAAACGGATGAAAACCTGAAAGCGATCGTGGACGCCGGGACCGAGGTCGCCACGATTTTCGGCAAGAGCTGGACCGTGCACGTGAAGGACGCCCTGAACACGACGCTCGAACGGAACCTGGAGCTCATCCGGGACAGCCTCGGTTATCTGCGCCGGCATTTCCAGACCGTTTTCTACGACGCCGAGCATTTTTTCGACGGTTTCAAGGCAAACAGGGAATACGCGCTCGCCACGATCCAGGCGGCCGTCGACGCGGGCACCGAGTGCGTCGTCCTGTGCGACACGAACGGAGGCTGCCTCCCCGGCGATATCCGGGACGCCGTCACCGCCGTCAAGGAGCGGTTTCCCGGAATTCCTTTCGGCATCCACACTCACAACGACTCCGATCTGGCGGTGGGGAACACGCTGATCGCCGTTGAGCTCGGCGCGGTCCAGGTACAGGGAACCATCAACGGAATGGGCGAACGCTGCGGCAACGCCAACCTGTGTTCCATCATCCCCAACCTGATGCTCAAGATGGGGATTTCCTGCATCGACGAGGAGAATCTTCGCAAGATGCGCCCTGTCAGCCGGTACATCCTGGAAGTGGCCAATGTACCGTCGAACCGTTACCAGCCGTTCGTCGGACGCAGCGCCTTCGCTCACAAGGGGGGAGTTCATATCAGCGCCGTCGAGCGCAACCCCGTCACATACGAGCACATCAATCCCGAACGGGTCGGAAACCGACGGCGCGTTCTGATTTCCGACCTGTCCGGTCGGGCGGCCATTAAGCGCAAGGCGCAGGACTACGGCCTTCGGATCTCCAAGCGGGATCCCATCGCCATGCAGGTGCTTGAAGAGCTCAAAGACCTCGAAAATCAGGGATTCCAGTTCGAAGCGGCGGAGGCGAGCTTCGAGCTGCTCATCAATCGCGCCATGGGCCGCAGCAAGCGCTATTTCGAGCTGCTGGGCTTCCGGGTGATCGACCAGAAGCTGGCCGAAGAGCATCCGCCGGTGGCCGAGGCAACGATCCAGATCAAGGTGGGCGGCAAGGTCGAGCATACGGCGGCGCTGGGGAACGGCCCGGTGAATGCCCTGGACAACGCCCTGCGCAAGTCCCTCGAAAAATTCTACCCGCGACTCAAGGAAATGGAACTGAGCGATTACAAGGTCAGGGTGCTTCCGGGGAGCCCGGGAACGGCCGCGAGAGTCAGGGTTCTGATCGAGTCCCGGGATGCGCAGGATCAATGGAGCACGGTGGGCGTATCCCACGACATCATCGAGGCGAGTTGGCAGGCCCTTGTGGACAGCATCAACTACAAGATGTACAAGGTGGAAAAGACCGACAGGGAAGACTGA
- a CDS encoding ComEA family DNA-binding protein, producing MEKNSGTGSIERELRVAVATVAAAVFLTVPARFHHTRSASTVSSPAPILAEARGDVRNPGIYVLDQGRDSVAGLLDAAGGLGLGITMEGTAGIGFTERLKSGQAVQFAKGPSGAPEIRIEEMQAAALLTIGGKLDLNRAGVKDLCLIPRMKPETASAIVARRAERPWNSLQELGELPGIGPKTIENWREYLEAAPVPPAGTH from the coding sequence GTGGAAAAGAATTCCGGGACCGGAAGCATCGAACGCGAACTCCGCGTCGCCGTCGCCACCGTTGCCGCGGCCGTTTTTCTGACGGTTCCGGCGCGGTTCCACCATACGCGGTCGGCATCGACCGTTTCCTCCCCCGCCCCGATCCTTGCCGAAGCCCGCGGCGATGTCCGAAATCCCGGAATCTACGTTCTGGACCAGGGGCGGGATTCCGTTGCCGGATTGCTTGACGCCGCCGGAGGGCTCGGCCTCGGGATCACGATGGAGGGAACGGCCGGAATCGGCTTCACGGAACGTTTGAAAAGCGGCCAGGCCGTGCAGTTCGCAAAAGGGCCTTCCGGCGCGCCGGAAATCCGGATCGAGGAGATGCAGGCCGCCGCTCTCCTGACCATCGGAGGGAAGCTGGACCTGAACCGCGCCGGAGTGAAGGATCTGTGCCTCATCCCCCGGATGAAACCGGAAACCGCCTCCGCCATCGTCGCGCGTCGCGCTGAACGCCCGTGGAACTCCCTGCAGGAGCTGGGCGAGCTTCCCGGCATCGGGCCGAAGACGATCGAGAACTGGCGGGAGTACCTCGAGGCGGCGCCTGTCCCCCCGGCCGGCACACACTGA
- a CDS encoding HD family phosphohydrolase, with the protein MNEHGATHGPDVSHRSENERDLELLRKYSHDRGLNRLLRTVVEEVRNYAEDQISRIRRLTQIGISLSSEKNISRLLEMIVSEARRFTNADAGTLYIVDSGRTELRFAIMQCESMNVMMGGAGGHAIDLPPIPLMKGGKPNHANVSSYVALTGEIANIPDVYVAGHFDFTGPREYDARTGYRSKSMVVIPMKNHENEIIGVLQLLNATDPETASIEAFPDEHVGLVASLASQAAVALTNAQLIQELRNLLNAFIKSIATAIDDKSPYTGGHIRRVVDLTMMLAGAVNETAKGALAGVSFNADQLEELRMAAWMHDVGKITTPEHIVDKRTRLEAIHDRIKLIETRFRLIEQTIRNDFLESRIRWLESGGSDPSSAPLRAELDAALGALREQREFVARCNNPGEFMAPAKVDRLKSIAARTFTLGGTAFPYLTEDELHHLSTPSGSLTREERTVIEHHAIMTLKILSELPFPGRLARVPEFAAGHHEKVDGSGYPLGLKEGELPIESRILAIADIFEALTAGDRPYKHPMKLSQAVRVLESMKKDRHIDADLLDLFLSEGIHRRYAEKELRRDQLDEG; encoded by the coding sequence ATGAATGAGCACGGCGCAACCCACGGACCGGACGTGTCGCACCGGAGCGAAAACGAGCGCGACCTGGAGCTGCTCAGGAAATACTCGCACGACAGAGGCCTCAACCGGCTGCTGCGGACGGTCGTCGAAGAAGTGCGCAATTACGCCGAAGACCAGATCTCCAGGATCAGGCGTCTGACCCAGATCGGCATTTCGCTGTCTTCCGAGAAAAACATAAGCCGATTGCTGGAGATGATCGTGTCGGAGGCCCGCCGATTCACCAATGCCGATGCGGGAACCCTGTACATCGTCGATTCCGGAAGGACGGAGCTCCGTTTCGCCATCATGCAGTGCGAGAGCATGAACGTGATGATGGGCGGCGCCGGCGGCCACGCCATCGACCTGCCGCCCATTCCGCTCATGAAGGGCGGCAAGCCGAATCATGCCAACGTGTCCTCCTATGTCGCGCTGACGGGTGAAATTGCCAATATTCCCGATGTTTACGTCGCCGGCCATTTCGACTTCACCGGCCCGAGGGAATACGACGCCAGAACGGGCTATCGTTCGAAATCCATGGTCGTCATTCCCATGAAGAACCACGAGAACGAGATCATCGGCGTCCTGCAGCTGCTCAATGCGACGGACCCGGAAACAGCCTCCATTGAGGCCTTTCCCGACGAACACGTGGGCCTCGTCGCGTCGCTGGCCTCCCAGGCGGCGGTCGCCCTGACCAACGCTCAACTCATCCAGGAGCTCAGAAATCTCCTGAACGCCTTCATCAAGAGCATCGCGACGGCCATTGACGACAAGTCCCCGTACACGGGCGGACACATCCGCAGGGTGGTCGACCTGACCATGATGCTGGCCGGAGCGGTCAACGAGACCGCGAAAGGAGCGCTGGCCGGGGTTTCCTTCAACGCCGACCAGCTGGAAGAGCTCCGCATGGCGGCCTGGATGCATGACGTGGGGAAGATCACGACCCCGGAACACATCGTCGACAAGCGCACCAGGCTCGAAGCCATCCATGACCGGATAAAGCTCATCGAAACCCGTTTTCGACTCATCGAACAGACCATTCGAAACGACTTCCTCGAAAGTCGAATCCGCTGGCTGGAAAGCGGCGGCTCCGATCCGTCGTCGGCGCCTCTCCGGGCCGAGCTGGACGCGGCATTGGGGGCGTTGCGCGAACAACGTGAATTCGTTGCGCGGTGCAACAATCCCGGGGAGTTCATGGCCCCCGCGAAGGTCGACCGGTTGAAGTCGATCGCCGCGCGGACCTTCACGCTGGGCGGAACGGCATTCCCCTATCTCACGGAAGACGAGCTCCACCACCTCTCCACTCCCAGCGGAAGCCTCACGCGCGAGGAGAGAACCGTGATCGAGCACCACGCCATCATGACGTTGAAAATCCTGAGCGAGCTGCCTTTTCCGGGAAGGCTTGCCCGCGTCCCTGAATTCGCCGCCGGTCATCACGAGAAAGTGGACGGATCGGGTTACCCGTTGGGTCTCAAGGAAGGCGAGCTGCCCATCGAATCCAGGATATTGGCCATCGCCGACATTTTCGAGGCGCTGACCGCCGGGGACCGTCCCTACAAGCATCCCATGAAGCTGTCTCAAGCCGTCAGAGTGCTGGAATCGATGAAGAAGGACCGTCACATCGACGCGGACCTGCTGGATCTTTTCCTCTCGGAGGGCATTCACCGGAGATACGCGGAAAAGGAACTCCGCCGCGACCAGTTGGACGAAGGTTAG
- a CDS encoding TIGR02452 family protein: protein MADRTIVKQLRISREKARALGEQTVAILSAGYYITESGVRVDIRRQVDAAVRGTVSYPPGKTPLGVSTRQGATMVEVRNETTLAAARALTASGLQTAALNFASATTPGGGFLQGARAQEEYLARSSALWACLRDNPMYAHHRAQRHPFYTDYVLHSPDVPVLRDDDGVLLEEPYLCSIITSPAVNAFQVWRYAPERISEISPVMKTRILKVLAVAIEHGHEAIVLGAWGCGAFGNDAGEIANLFRNALEADFRGAFERVVFAVADWSEDERFIGPFLRAFGGGQVRFA, encoded by the coding sequence ATGGCCGACAGGACGATCGTAAAGCAACTGCGGATTTCACGGGAAAAGGCAAGAGCTCTCGGAGAACAGACCGTCGCAATCCTGAGCGCCGGATACTACATCACCGAATCGGGCGTTCGGGTCGACATCCGGCGGCAGGTCGACGCTGCGGTTCGCGGAACGGTCTCGTATCCGCCCGGCAAAACGCCGCTCGGCGTGTCGACGCGTCAGGGCGCCACGATGGTCGAAGTGCGTAATGAAACGACGCTGGCCGCGGCCCGCGCCCTGACGGCATCGGGGCTGCAAACCGCGGCCCTCAATTTTGCCTCCGCCACGACGCCGGGCGGCGGGTTCCTGCAGGGCGCGCGGGCGCAGGAAGAATACCTGGCGAGATCCTCCGCGCTGTGGGCCTGCCTGCGCGATAACCCCATGTATGCCCACCACCGGGCGCAACGCCATCCATTCTATACCGATTATGTGCTCCATTCCCCGGATGTCCCGGTGCTGCGCGACGATGACGGGGTTCTGCTGGAGGAGCCGTATTTATGCTCGATCATCACTTCTCCCGCGGTCAACGCGTTCCAGGTGTGGCGCTACGCACCCGAACGCATTTCCGAGATTTCCCCCGTAATGAAGACGCGGATACTCAAGGTTCTGGCCGTCGCGATAGAACACGGCCACGAAGCGATCGTGCTGGGGGCCTGGGGTTGCGGGGCGTTCGGAAACGACGCCGGCGAGATTGCGAACCTTTTCCGAAACGCCCTGGAAGCCGACTTTCGCGGTGCGTTCGAACGCGTCGTGTTTGCCGTAGCGGATTGGTCCGAGGATGAAAGGTTCATCGGACCGTTTCTTCGGGCGTTCGGCGGAGGGCAAGTCCGGTTTGCATAG